One region of Cheilinus undulatus linkage group 4, ASM1832078v1, whole genome shotgun sequence genomic DNA includes:
- the ankrd49 gene encoding ankyrin repeat domain-containing protein 49, with the protein MEFPEDFNQLELLNTHGHLIPRGASSLWTGSRDESEDGEEEEEGPHSEGWYLEKEENLKDKPTELMLWAAENNRLSTLHGLLTSDPSLVHCCDEDGYTPLHRAAYSGHVDVVSTLLAAGSKVNPRTIDGWTPLHSACRWSRVTVATLLLQHGAQLNAQTNGGITPLHLAASHASSLKTDSAHTLELLLSQRHLKPNLCSSSGETASEVARRSGPHHFLFEMVEDCVNVVPMS; encoded by the exons ATGGAGTTTCCAGAAGATTTCAACCAGCTGGAGCTCCTGAACACACACGGACACCTGATCCCCCGCGGTGCCAGCAGCCTGTGGACAGGAAGCAGGGACgagtcagaggatggagaagaggaggaagaggggccACACAGTGAGGGGTGGTATctagaaaaagaagaaaatctcAAAGACAAACCGACAGAGCTCATGTTGTGGGCAGCTGAAAACAATCGG ctTTCCACACTTCACGGTTTGTTGACTTCTGATCCCTCTCTGGTGCACTGCTGTGATGAGGACGGTTACACTCCTCTCCATCGTGCGGCATACAGCGGCCATGTTGATGTGGTTTCCACTTTGCTTGCTGCTGGCTCGAAAGTTAACCCACGTACCATCGATGGCTGGACACCCCTTCACAGCGCCTGCCGCTGGAGCCGTGTCACGGTGGCGACCCTTCTCCTGCAACATGGAGCACAGCTAAATGCCCAGACCAACGGTGGGATCACACCTCTTCACCTAGCCGCCTCCCACGCCAGCTCCTTAAAAACAGACTCTGCTCACACGTTGGAGCTCTTGCTGTCACAGCGTCACCTGAAGCCtaatctctgcagcagcagcgggGAAACCGCCAGCGAGGTGGCCCGTCGGAGTGGGCCACATCACTTTCTGTTTGAGATGGTGGAAGACTGCGTTAACGTTGTGCCCATGTCATGA